The nucleotide window CTTCCGGCCCCACTTCAAAGCACGGTTGTGAGATGGCGGGTCCCAAATAAGCAGACAACTCGTTGTTGGCAACATCCATCGCCTCTACACAGTTGCGCAGTATGCCGTTGGCAAGGCCACGCCAGCCAGCGTGAACTGCCGCCACCACAGTGCCAGCTCGATTGCAAAAGAGTACTGGCAGGCAATCTGCAGTGAGCACCACCGCCGCTTTACCCGGTTCCCGGCTGATGGCACCATCAGCTTCATCTTCGGGAGCAGAGTTTTCAACGCCAAGGACCTCAGTGCCGTGTACTTGACCTAACCAGTGCGGTGTGGACTCAAGACCCAGCTGCTGTTGCAGCGCACAACGATTGCGCTCCACTACTGCACAGTCATCACCGCTGTTGAGGCCAAAATTGGCACTTTGCCAAGGGGCAGAGCTATAGCCGCCCTGCCGAGTGGTAATCGCCACATGCACATTATTGGGTAAAGGCCAATCAGGCCGAATCAGTTTCATTGTTTTCCAATACCGTTAACAACTGTTGAAAATCTTTTGGCAAGGGTGCATCCCACTCCATAATGTCGCCGCTGTCGGGGTGGATCAGAGCCAGGGACGCCGCGTGAAGCGCCTGACGCCTAAAGCCGTTGCGCAGTAGCTCTACTAATTCACCACTGGCCCCTTTGGGTAACTTCATACGCCCGGCGTAGGTGGCGTCACCCACCAATGGGTGACCAATATGAGCCATGTGCACACGAATTTGGTGGGTGCGGCCGGTTTCCAACCCCAAACGTATGTGGGTATGGCTGCGAAATTTGTGAATCAGGCGGTAGTGAGTAATAGCCTCTTTGCCGCCGAAAGAGACCACTGCCATTTTGGTACGCGATCGCGGGTGACGACCCATCGCCGCTTCTACCGTACCGCCTCCGGTCATGGTGCCCTGCACCACCGCCTCGTATTCCCGTTTGACACTGCGAGCCTGTAGTTGCTGCACCAAATCGTTGTGGGCCGCCAGAGTTTTGGCCACCACCATCAGACCGGTGGTGTCTTTGTCGAGACGGTGAACAATGCCTGCTCTGGGGACGGTTTCCAGCGCCGGACAATAGTGGAGCAGGCCGTTAAGCAGTGTTCCTGACGGGTTGCCCGCCGCCGGGTGCACCACCAAATTGGCAGGCTTGTTGACCACCAAAAGGTGGTCGTCTTCGTAGACGATGTTTAACGGCATCGCTTCAGGCAGCCACTCACCGGCAGGCTCTACAGTAGCCTGCAATATCAGCTGCTCACCCCCAACCAACCGGTCTTTGGGTTTACGCACTTCGCCGTTAACAGTTAACGCGCCTTCGTCGATCCACTGCTTGATGCGCGAGCGGGAGTAATCCGAAAACAACTCCGCTGCTACCTGGTCCAGGCGTTTGCCACTGTGAGTCAACTCTGTAGTAGCCTCCAAATCCACAGATTCGCTGTAATCCTGTGAGCTCAATCGTTACTCCAACTTCTTGAATGGTGGGCATGGGGTGTCTTTTGTCGCCCTTCTGCCTATGGTTAAATAGCGGTTTTTGTGAGGGACGCGCCAAGATGCGTATATTATCAATACAACTGCACAAAAACCTGCCTTCGTTATTCTTGCAATCAAGGTTGCGTTCAAGATTCTGTGTTTGCCTCGGCCTGATTATCTGTTTGAGTGGGTGCTCTTCCGTCGACGAAGACGACAGCAGCAGAACCGCCGGCTTCACCGAACGCCAGTTTTACGAAGTCATCGAGCGCGATGTTCGTTCCCATAACTGGGAACAGGCGATTCAAAACCTGCAAGCGCTTGAGGCTCAGTTCCCGTTTGGCGTGTACGCAGAGCAGGCACAGCTCGAGTTGATACACGCGTACTATCGCAGCCGCGATTATCAGGCGGCCATCGCCGCGGCCGATCGTTTTATTGACCTGCAACCGCAGCACCCTCAAATCGACTATGCCCTGTACATCAAAGGCCTGGCCTCTTACAGCGAGAGCCGCAGTGTACTCGGCGGCTCACTGCCTGTGGACGGTACCAAGCGCGATCCGGGCGCAGCCCGTGAATCCTTTGATGCCTTTAACCAACTACTGAAACGCTACCCCAACAGCCAGTACGCCGCCGATGCCCGCAAGCGCATGATTCACCTGCGCAACCACCTGGCTCGCTATGAGATTCACGTGGCCAACTACTATTTCCGCCGTGGTGCCTACCTGGCGGCAGTGAATCGCGGTCGCTTTGTGGTGGAAAACTACCCTAAAACCCCTGCGGTAGCAGATGCACTGGCGGTGCTTGCACAAGGTTATTACCTGTTGGGCCAACAAGATCTCGCCGATAGTACCGTCGCTGTGCTGGCCAGCAATTACCCACAACACCCGGCTTTTAACAACGATGGTCAGTTTGATTTCAGCCAGGATGTGAGTGGCGAACAACGTTCCTGGCTCAACAAGCTGTCTTTTGGGTTGGTGGACAACCCTCGGCCGCCAGGTTACGACAGTCGCGACCAGTACAACTCCATCTACAAGGCAGAGAATCGCAAAGAGCGCAACGAAAAACAGGAAAAGCGCTCTTGGTTGAGCCGACTCACTTTTGGTTTATTTGACTGACACTCGGATTAACTCTATGAACAAAGCCGCCATTATTGCCGAGATGCAAGTATTGCCGGAAATTGACCCAACCTTCGAAATTGAGCGTCGGGTCAATTTCATTAAGCAGCAACTGCAACAGTCCGGACTCAAACATCTGATACTGGGTATCAGTGGCGGTGTGGATTCATCCACCTGTGGTCGCCTGGCGCAACTGGCCGTTGACGGCCTCAACAAGGAGCACGGCGGGGGCTATCAGTTTATTGCCCTGCGCCTGCCCTACGGCGTGCAGGCCGATGAGCACGATGCCCAAGCTGCGCTGGAGTTTATCCAACCCAGTGAGTCCTTGCCGGTCAATATTCGTCTGGGAGCCGACGGCATTCACGAAGAAACTCTGGGCATGATGAGGGAGCACGGGCTGTTAAACGCCAGTGATTCCCACATCGATTTCGTCAAGGGCAATGTTAAGGCCCGGGCGCGCATGGTGGTGCAGTACGAAGTAGCAGGCTTACTGGGCGGCTTGGTATTGGGTACTGACCATTCAGCAGAGAACGTGACCGGTTTTTACACCAAGCACGGGGATGGCGCCTGTGATCTGGCGCCACTGTTTGGATTAAGTAAACGCCAGGTGCGCCAGCTGGCCAACACTCTCGGCGCTCCAGAACAGTTGATTCACAAAGAGCCAACTGCGGATCTGGAGTGCCTCGAGCCCTCTAAAGCAGATGAGGCGGTGCTGGGCCTGAGCTATGACGAAATCGATGACTTCCTTGAAGGCAAGCCAGTTTCCGATGAGGTGAATGACAAGCTGATCGCTATTTACCAGCGCACCCAGCATAAGCGCCAACCCATTCCCACGGTATACGACTGATTCTATGCCCGTAAGCTCTAGCCACAGCGAGCGCTACAACAACAGTAACCTGCTGCGGGTCTACAGCTACTACCGCTTTTTGCTGGCCCTGTTGTTACTGTTTATGTATCTCAGTGGTCTGGGCGATCAAATTCTCGGCACCAGCCAACCCAACGTATTTTTGTATGGCGTTGCGACTTACGCCGGTCTCAATCTGGTGACCCTGCTGCTGTTCGCACGGCAAGGTTTCGCCCCCAGAACGGTACAGATTTTTGCCGCCCTGGTTCTGGATATTGTCGCCATTACCGTGCTTATGAACGCCAGTGGTGGTATTCAGAGCGGCCTGGCATTTTTGCTGGTGGTATGTGTAGCGGCGGGCAGCCTGTTTGTGTCCGGGCAGTTAGCCTTGCTATTGGCCGCGTCTGCCAGCGTGTGTGTGATTGTGTCCAGCGCCAGCGGGCTACTCAATCAGGCATCGTCCAGTAATACCGTATTCCAGGCTGGCCTGTTGGGCATCTTGCTGTTTGTCACCGCACTGATATTTCAACTGTTGACCCGCCGATTGCACAGTGCCCAGCAAGAGGCCCTGCAAAAAACTCGCAGTGCTTCGCAACTGCAAAAGCTGAATGAATACATTGTCCGGCGTATGCGCACTGGCATTGTCGTTATCGATAAAAGCGATACCATCCAGTTAATTAATGACGCTGCTCTGCAACTGCTGGGTGGCCACCCGGTATCCGGCGCCCTGGCGCCGGATCACTCCATCCAACTCGCACCCACCTTGCACAATCAACTGAAGCAGTGGCGGCAAGCACCTTGGCTACGCACCAAACCGTTTAAAGAACGCAGCGCCAGCCGCGAGATACAGGCCAATTTCACCACACTGGAAGAAGGCGAAGATGGCTCAGAACAAACTCTGATTTTTCTGGAAGACACCCGCACCCTGGCGCAACACGCCCAGCAAATCAAACAGTCGTCCCTAAGCCGCCTCACAGGCAGTATTGCCCACGAAATTCGCAACCCGCTGGGGGCCATCAGCCATGCTTCACAGCTACTGGAAGAAGACCCTGCATTGGGTGCACAGAGCCGGATGATTCAAATCATCAAGAAGCAGTCTGATCGGGTAAATCAGTTGATCGAAAACGTAATGCAGTTGTCTCGGCAGCAAACCCCCAACTTGAAAAAACTCGAACTGAACAGCTGGCTCAAGGGGTTTATTCGCGACTATTGTGAAGGGAGAAACCAGGATATCACCATTCAACTGGACGATGCCCCACGCTGCAGAGTACTGTTTGATCCATCCCACCTGACGCAGATTTTGAGTAATTTGCTGGATAACGGTATTCGCTACAGCCACGAAAAAACTGGTGAATACTGGGCCGAGCTGCGCCCCAGTATTGACGCCGTCAGTGGTCACCCTTACCTGGACGTGTTTGACCGCGGTCCTGGCGTGCCCAGCGCTGAGCAGAACAGTATTTTTGAACCGTTTTTTACCACCTCACACCAGGGTTCTGGTTTGGGTTTGTATGTATGCCGGGAGTTGTGCGAACTCAACTTTGCTACACTCAATTATTTACCAACCAGCAACTCCGATAACCAACACCAGGGGTGTTTTCGCATCGGCTTTGCCCACCCCAACAGCCTGTTGCCGGGAGAAAACTAGATGAGTGATAGCACCACCAAAGGCCGCGCGCTGATAGTAGATGACGAACCGGATATCCGCGAGCTGCTTTGCTACACCCTACAAAAACTGGAACTGGATGTCGCCGAAGCTGGCGATATCGCCAGTGCTATCAGTCTGTTGAATACGGATAATTTTACCTTTTGCCTCACCGATATGCGCCTGCCAGATGGCGACGGACTCTCATTGGTAGAGCACATTCAAAAACATTGTCCACAAATGCCAGTGGCGGTGATTACTGCTCACGGCAACATGGAAATTGCTGTAGACGCGTTAAAGAAAGGTGCTTTTGATTTTGTCTCCAAGCCCGTAGATCTGGCTCGGCTGCGAGCTATCGTCCGCTCCGCTCTGGAATTGAGTGAAAGCTCGCCGGGCAGCCAGACCAGTATCCCCGGGCTGCTGGGACACTCCGCAGCTATGGAAAAGCTGCGCAGCCAAATTGGTCGCGTCAGCCGCACCCAGGCGCCGGTATTTATCAGCGGCGAATCGGGCAGTGGTAAAGAATTGGTAGCTCGCTCTATTCATTATCTAAGCCCGCGCACCAATGGTCCATTTATCCCAGTGAACTGTGGCGCTATTCCTTCAGAGTTGATGGAAAGCGAATTTTTTGGCCACAAAAAAGGCAGCTTTACAGGTGCCCACAAAGACAAACAAGGCCTGTTTCAAGCCGCCGAAGGCGGCACACTATTTCTGGATGAAGTGGCAGACTTGCCACTGTCCATGCAGGTAAAGCTGCTGCGGGCCATTCAGGAAAAAGCCGTGCGACCTGTGGGTGAAGAGAGAGAAATCGATACCGATATTCGCATCCTCAGCGCTACCCACAAAGACTTGGAAGCGGAAGTGGAAGATGGCCGCTTCCGACAAGATTTGTACTATCGCATTAACGTCATTGAGCTGCCGGTTCCCAGCCTACGTTTGCGCCGAGATGACATTCCGGAGCTGGCCGAAGCGATTTTGCAGCGACTGGCCAAAGAGTCTGGCCTGCAAGCTGAAATATCAGAAAACGCGCTCAACGCACTCAAGCAATATCATTTCCCTGGCAATGTTCGCGAAATGGAGAATATTCTCGAGCGCGCTATGACTCTGTGTGATAACGATCAGATTCATGCCAACGATCTGCAACTCAAATCCGGCAACGGCGAGCGCGAAGCCACCGCAGGAGAGCCCATCGATCAGCACTTCGTCGACAACCTGGATTCTGTGGACGAGTATCTGGAAAGCATTGAGCGGCAAATTCTGGAAGTGGCGATTCAAAAGCACAAAGGCAACCGCACCGCCGCTGCCCGGGATCTGGGCCTGACCCTGCGGCAAATTCGCTACAAGATACAGAAGTTGGGCATGGAAATGGAGTAATCGAGAATGATCAAGCAACGGGCCTAAGGATGGACTATGCTTGATACAGATTAAGGAAGATTTACATATATTTCGCACGATTCAGGGAGGAATCATGGGCACGTCACGGCTGTTTCCCGCTTTACCATTTCATTCAAAAATAACCGGTTTCACACTTATTGAGCTAATGGCCAGTGTCGCTATTCTTGGCGTATTGATTGCCATCGCGGTTCAGCCCATGCTCGACTTTCTAGAACGCAACCAGTCCCGAGCGGTTATCCGCGAAGTCCGCAATCTGGTAGCACTGGCGCGAGAAAACGCGGTGCATCATGGTTGCCATACCGTCATGTGCCCCAGTGACAATCGCACTCAATGCTCCCGCAATATGAATGCACCAGTAATCGTATTCTCCGATTGCAACAAAAATCGGGAAATTGACGGCGACGATCAACTATACCGGGAAATGCAACCACTGCCAGAGAACAGCCAATTGCACTGGTCGTTTTCAGCTGGTCGCCGCTATGTGCAGATGACGCCGCAGGGCCACACCAACAGTACTTTTGGTAGTTTGATTTATTGCCCCGCCAGTGGCAAAGCGGAAAATGCCCGGTTATTGATTATTTCCAGAACCGGGCGAGGAAGATACGGCAAGGATACCAATGGAGATGGCGTTGAGAATCGCTCCGGTGGAGAGAATATCGCTTGTTGAGAACGACGGTTGGTACAATCAATCCCAACACTCATCTGGCGCTGCACCTGTGGCCTGACGCATATTCGTGTGATCCAAAGTTAATGTCGTGCAGTCCGGATCGTCTATTCGTGGTGTCGCGGTCAATCGAAAGCCCTGCCCCGCATTTAGCGCAGTATAAGCAATAGTGTAGTACCCTTCCGGGCTTTCGTTACCAGCATAACCCAGCTCTGCTAACGTGCCATAAGATACGTTTTGTGTGAAATAACGCTCTTGAGCAGCAGCAACTTCCAACAAAAAACCCTTGCCATCTGAGCGCCTAGTCTCTCGCACTTGCTCTTGATAAGCAGGCAACGCGATGGCCGCCAGGATGGCCACAATAGCCACAACAATAATAATTTCTACCAAGGTGAAACCGCTATAGGATCGTTTATTTAAATCGCACTTCATAATCATCACCTGCGCGACTCTTCTTGGCCGTTATCATTTTCTACCACGGGGCCATCTAGAATTCTTAATACCACGGACTTTTTGTTATTTCTTAGCTCTGTTGCATACCGGACATACATACCGGCTTTTATGGCGAAAAGGCTTTCAGATTCACCATTCTTACCACGCACTTCGACACTGACTGGCAGCTTGTAAAAAGAATCATCAACAACAATTTCCAAAGCTGTATAGTCAATTCGATCCACACGACCACTGATATCGGCCAAAGCAACAAGCGGCATAGCCACCAGAGTTAGAAAAATACACGTAACTAATTTCATTATTGGCACCTTCAAAATTTATCGCGTCAGGTTAGTCCAGGATGTACGGCTGGATTCGTTACTGCCAAAGCTGATATTGCCACTATCAATACCCCGACTGGTGTTCACATAACGAGTGGCATCACGACCTGAATCAGCATCCCGGTTTGACACAAAGGTTGGCGCGGTCGGCACACCCGTAGACTCGATACCGGAATACACTCCGTTGTTATTGGGGATATCAATAACCGGGAATAGCGGCTGACCTCCTGTCAACAAATCCACATTCATCAAGAACCCTGTACCACCAAAGGCGCACTGTGCTCCTTCAGGGATCAAGGTATTAAAAAATACAATGGGCCCTAGAATCGCTGGGTCAACCACATTGCGTTCGGCAATGCTGCCTGGAGTCAGTAAATTGATAAACCAGCCCAGCTCGTCGCGAGTGGTCAAATTATAACTAACGGAGTTGGTGCTATTGGTTCGCACCACTGAACCATCATCCAACGTGGATTCCGTAATAGTTTGCTGAACCAGATTGTTTCTACTTAAACCACCGACGCCAGCATCCCAAACCCCATAGAAAGATTGCACATCGGAGCTGGAGATATCGGAATCTGTCAGGTACTGACCAGTACCAAAAGTTACCAGTAAGTTGGGCGACGTTGCCCGCAAGCTGCGAGTTGGGTGTGCGCCTACTGATGGTTTGGATGTAATTGGTTGGGAATCACCTGCCACAAAGAACGGCGTGTAAGTGGGCCCACTGCCGTAAGCACTGCCCCAGGCGCTTGAATTATTTGATGACACATCAAAGGCCCACATATTGCCCAATACATCACCTGCGTAAATTCGATCAGCGGTGCCATCATTATCCAAATCAACCACTTCTGGTGTGGACATACCATTGTTATCCATGGCGGTATTCGGATCATTGTCGCCAACGCCTGTATCCAGCTTGATATGAGTACCATCATCCAGATATAGAATAAAAATTTGTGCGGTACCGCTGCCGGTATTGTTATAGCCATTGCCAAAAATTGCCGCCCAGCGGCCATTATTCATCAAGGCGATAGTGACTTGGCTATACGTAAAGCCCAGGTCTGGGTCATCATTGCTGTCCAGTTCGGTAACTACAATATCATCCGCATTGCTCTCTGCATTGCTCAGAGCACTAGGGCTAGTCACATCTAGCACATAGACACCGCGGCCACCAGCACGAACCCCTCCCGCCAAGTAGGTGCGCCAGGAACCATTGACAAATACATCTTGGGCGGTGGGGGTTAAGTCCACATAGCTGCGATGAGAGTAATCATCATCTGCCAGATAGTGTAGGCCTTCCTGGGTACTGCTGCTAGAAGACAGAAATTCAGGAATATAAGCAAATACCTCGGCACCATTGTTGGCATCAAAGCCATGCAGCATACCGTCGTTGGCACCCACATAAATCATTTGGCGGCGATTGTTGTTATTGCGAATAAAGTTGGAGTAGAGATTACCGCTACCGGCAATATCATCAGGGTATGGAGCGTTCGGCGTACCTACAAAAACTGGTGCCGAGTGAACAATATCTCCCAAACGGCTGCCCAGGCGATTGCGGAATTGACGAATATCATCCGTTTGTTGAACTTCCTGAGAAAAATCGCCGCGAAGATAGTTCAGCAAATCCAAACCAAAAGCAGACTCTTCGGCAGGGTCCGTAACACCAAAGGTCAAATCCGCTATCTGCGTGGAAGAAAGCTCAGTATTGTTAGGTGAGTTATGGTTGCTCGGCCAGCGGAATGCCACACCCTGAGTGCCGTTATAAGTGATAATTTCCCGACCATCAGCCGTAGTAGAAGCACTGTTTAAGCCAGAGGCAGCGCTCCATTGCACGCCGCCGATACCAGTACTGGTTACCGACAGAGCACGGATATCACCAGACCAACCTGCCGGGTTAAATTCAGCTCGGAACAACAAAGCACCGTTATCCAAGCTCGTAGAGTTAAAAGATACCGAGGCCGCTGACGAAACTCGGCTTTGAATATCATCCAGAGCGTCGTTAAAGGAATCGATCAACTCTTGAGGGTCTGCGGCACTTAAGAATTCACCACGACCGTTCCAAGCGGCATGGCGCATGTCATCGGTTGTTGTGTTGGCGTTGGCAACAGGCTCTGGCCAAGTAAAAGCTGCATCCCTATCAGTAGGGTTGGCTAAAACCGTGCCATCCACACCAAAGGCCACTGTATAAGTCACCATATGTTGGGCGGAGTTAGGGTCTACAACTGATGTGGTTAAGTTGTCGGCAAGGCTGGGAGCGAGGTCTCGCTCATAAAAATCCATAGCCACATCGGCCAGTGTATTACTGAACTCATCAGAGTAGGAACCACCATCAAAAGCGGTATTGCCAGCTCCAGGACCATCAGTATTTCCTACTGACGGCGCCCCACCGTTCCAGAAGCCATCTGATAATAAAACAGTAAAGTTTTTCTGGCAGGAACCACCGTTGGCATCAGTAAATATAGGCGTATCTGAAAGAGTATCGCTATCTACAGGTGGCGCTGAACCAAATAAAGTACTGACTCCTGTACTTACACTTTCTTCAAAGTAATTACCCGCTCTTTCCAATGCCAGGCGTAATGGGGTACCACCAGAAGAATTGATATTGAAAAGGCTATCCGCAAGATTGTCCTTGTTGGTATTTGCTGTTGAATTTACCGGCAGGGTAATATTATCCACATCGCTAACGGGTGTACCTACGGTGTTATTATTGTGCAGGGTTGCCAGCCCCATTCGGGCAGTGGATTGATCGATAACTTCCGACAGTGCTCGCTTCGCTACATACTCTCTCTTGCGGTAATAACTGTACCAGTTCGCATAGTTTTGCTGGGCATCTGCATTCAAATCAGTAGACACCACAAAACAGCCGTCTGTGGCCCCACAAGCAGCGGTAATATCCGTACTACCAGCACCAAATGCAGCATCTAAACTAGGGCACTCCCCATTGGCATAAACATCATCATTATTGGCATCATCCCAGACAAAATAGATGTGAGCAGTGACATCGTCCAGATCATCGTTGTCATATGGGTTATTCAGTGCCGTTGCCAAAGTTCTGTCAGAGTAAGCAACATCATCTTCGTCCAAGCCAATCCAGGGTGAGTAAGTACGCGATGGGTCGTAAGCCATCACGTTATAGCCAGCACAAAGCTCAAAATCCTCAATATTATTATCTGGCGTGAAATCTAGATTATCCCGATTGCGCGTGGTGGGGTGAGCCACATTAGCACCGGAGGATTTCAATATTTCCCAGTCCATACTTCCGGAGTCATCGACAATAAACAGGATATTGGGCTGTACATTAGTGCCAATAAACAAAGGATCTTGCGACAATGTGCCAGGCGCAGACATAACAGCCACAGGCTGTAAAACCATGGCAACACTGGCCGCTATCGCTGTTAACTGTTTTACTTTTTTCATCATGTCTACCTCACAGCAAATCTGTCAATTACTGTCTGTGATACGAATTGTCTGATATGTGGATTGAAGGATTGAGTAGGCGTTTGGGTCTACCCCCCAACCAACCGCAGTGATGCGAAATTTATAGCGAAAATTAACCGCCCTGTTCTGTTGTGACAGGACACCTATTTGGCGGGTATTACCACTGCCATTAAGTGTAGGTATCGGCTCTTCAGACCAGCCTACATATTCGATAACGTAACGAGGATCCTGAGAAGTTACGTCATCTGCTAAACCTGGAGCAGCGATACCGTTGCCTGAACGCCAAAGCGAAACGTCTGAAAAATCCCAAATGAGCCCAGGGTCATCCAATTGGGTATCTTCAAGCACTAAGGTAAAGAAGTTGCT belongs to bacterium SCSIO 12696 and includes:
- the pgeF gene encoding peptidoglycan editing factor PgeF; this encodes MKLIRPDWPLPNNVHVAITTRQGGYSSAPWQSANFGLNSGDDCAVVERNRCALQQQLGLESTPHWLGQVHGTEVLGVENSAPEDEADGAISREPGKAAVVLTADCLPVLFCNRAGTVVAAVHAGWRGLANGILRNCVEAMDVANNELSAYLGPAISQPCFEVGPEVREQFLKHALNDEHRGRIEASFMAGEGDRLLADIYQLARAELNLLGVTDIHGGDFCTYSQQELFYSYRRDGVTGRLASLIWLE
- the rluD gene encoding 23S rRNA pseudouridine(1911/1915/1917) synthase RluD gives rise to the protein MDLEATTELTHSGKRLDQVAAELFSDYSRSRIKQWIDEGALTVNGEVRKPKDRLVGGEQLILQATVEPAGEWLPEAMPLNIVYEDDHLLVVNKPANLVVHPAAGNPSGTLLNGLLHYCPALETVPRAGIVHRLDKDTTGLMVVAKTLAAHNDLVQQLQARSVKREYEAVVQGTMTGGGTVEAAMGRHPRSRTKMAVVSFGGKEAITHYRLIHKFRSHTHIRLGLETGRTHQIRVHMAHIGHPLVGDATYAGRMKLPKGASGELVELLRNGFRRQALHAASLALIHPDSGDIMEWDAPLPKDFQQLLTVLENNETDSA
- a CDS encoding outer membrane protein assembly factor BamD; this translates as MRILSIQLHKNLPSLFLQSRLRSRFCVCLGLIICLSGCSSVDEDDSSRTAGFTERQFYEVIERDVRSHNWEQAIQNLQALEAQFPFGVYAEQAQLELIHAYYRSRDYQAAIAAADRFIDLQPQHPQIDYALYIKGLASYSESRSVLGGSLPVDGTKRDPGAARESFDAFNQLLKRYPNSQYAADARKRMIHLRNHLARYEIHVANYYFRRGAYLAAVNRGRFVVENYPKTPAVADALAVLAQGYYLLGQQDLADSTVAVLASNYPQHPAFNNDGQFDFSQDVSGEQRSWLNKLSFGLVDNPRPPGYDSRDQYNSIYKAENRKERNEKQEKRSWLSRLTFGLFD
- the nadE gene encoding ammonia-dependent NAD(+) synthetase gives rise to the protein MNKAAIIAEMQVLPEIDPTFEIERRVNFIKQQLQQSGLKHLILGISGGVDSSTCGRLAQLAVDGLNKEHGGGYQFIALRLPYGVQADEHDAQAALEFIQPSESLPVNIRLGADGIHEETLGMMREHGLLNASDSHIDFVKGNVKARARMVVQYEVAGLLGGLVLGTDHSAENVTGFYTKHGDGACDLAPLFGLSKRQVRQLANTLGAPEQLIHKEPTADLECLEPSKADEAVLGLSYDEIDDFLEGKPVSDEVNDKLIAIYQRTQHKRQPIPTVYD
- a CDS encoding HAMP domain-containing histidine kinase yields the protein MPVSSSHSERYNNSNLLRVYSYYRFLLALLLLFMYLSGLGDQILGTSQPNVFLYGVATYAGLNLVTLLLFARQGFAPRTVQIFAALVLDIVAITVLMNASGGIQSGLAFLLVVCVAAGSLFVSGQLALLLAASASVCVIVSSASGLLNQASSSNTVFQAGLLGILLFVTALIFQLLTRRLHSAQQEALQKTRSASQLQKLNEYIVRRMRTGIVVIDKSDTIQLINDAALQLLGGHPVSGALAPDHSIQLAPTLHNQLKQWRQAPWLRTKPFKERSASREIQANFTTLEEGEDGSEQTLIFLEDTRTLAQHAQQIKQSSLSRLTGSIAHEIRNPLGAISHASQLLEEDPALGAQSRMIQIIKKQSDRVNQLIENVMQLSRQQTPNLKKLELNSWLKGFIRDYCEGRNQDITIQLDDAPRCRVLFDPSHLTQILSNLLDNGIRYSHEKTGEYWAELRPSIDAVSGHPYLDVFDRGPGVPSAEQNSIFEPFFTTSHQGSGLGLYVCRELCELNFATLNYLPTSNSDNQHQGCFRIGFAHPNSLLPGEN
- a CDS encoding sigma-54-dependent Fis family transcriptional regulator, which gives rise to MSDSTTKGRALIVDDEPDIRELLCYTLQKLELDVAEAGDIASAISLLNTDNFTFCLTDMRLPDGDGLSLVEHIQKHCPQMPVAVITAHGNMEIAVDALKKGAFDFVSKPVDLARLRAIVRSALELSESSPGSQTSIPGLLGHSAAMEKLRSQIGRVSRTQAPVFISGESGSGKELVARSIHYLSPRTNGPFIPVNCGAIPSELMESEFFGHKKGSFTGAHKDKQGLFQAAEGGTLFLDEVADLPLSMQVKLLRAIQEKAVRPVGEEREIDTDIRILSATHKDLEAEVEDGRFRQDLYYRINVIELPVPSLRLRRDDIPELAEAILQRLAKESGLQAEISENALNALKQYHFPGNVREMENILERAMTLCDNDQIHANDLQLKSGNGEREATAGEPIDQHFVDNLDSVDEYLESIERQILEVAIQKHKGNRTAAARDLGLTLRQIRYKIQKLGMEME
- a CDS encoding GspH/FimT family pseudopilin; protein product: MGTSRLFPALPFHSKITGFTLIELMASVAILGVLIAIAVQPMLDFLERNQSRAVIREVRNLVALARENAVHHGCHTVMCPSDNRTQCSRNMNAPVIVFSDCNKNREIDGDDQLYREMQPLPENSQLHWSFSAGRRYVQMTPQGHTNSTFGSLIYCPASGKAENARLLIISRTGRGRYGKDTNGDGVENRSGGENIAC
- a CDS encoding type IV pilin protein, which codes for MKCDLNKRSYSGFTLVEIIIVVAIVAILAAIALPAYQEQVRETRRSDGKGFLLEVAAAQERYFTQNVSYGTLAELGYAGNESPEGYYTIAYTALNAGQGFRLTATPRIDDPDCTTLTLDHTNMRQATGAAPDECWD